The Oncorhynchus nerka isolate Pitt River linkage group LG12, Oner_Uvic_2.0, whole genome shotgun sequence genome includes a region encoding these proteins:
- the LOC135574159 gene encoding zinc finger protein 724-like, with translation MDPCQEAVLAEYPTLSPLKTSKLQLLSVLLNERLTASAAVEIFGAIEETVAEYQEENDLLRRLLGRTPEIQLCRIDTLQLSVSEEEVPPEQQHCEQEWSPSLGQKDPETKQIKEEQEEVRTSQEEEQLQGLFDTKDSIFTPSCVKSECDQEDPLQSLTLPQTQTVENRERDSKLVDLKPSGTMIHIKGLNIPCDPPDNQNNASSHSSAVSSDTVGLDYSPPLDLNPPMDPSPPLDPSPPLDPSPPLDPSPPLDPIPPLVPSPPLVPSPPLVPSPPLVPSPPLDPSPPLKKHCSKSSTTSRKTHSCRDCGATFPLKADLQKHVTLTKKRLSDCSFGNKLYNSTCKLKAHVQLCHSGKPCICPVCGKTFKHKGILSRHMRIHKGEKPFSCVDCGRSFSQKVRLTEHKLTHTGEKPFSCGDCRKKFIRKGHLTIHKLTHTGEKPFSCGDCGKKFNLKGHLNMHKLIHTGEKSFSCGDCGKGFNRMGSLTLHKLTHAGEKPFSCGDCEKSFYLKGSLTRHKLTHTGEKPFSCGDCGKSFNQKGDLTRHKLTHTGEKQHGCSVCGKRFSQKNNLLRHVDKIHKGRKQDRN, from the exons ATGGACCCATGTCAAGAAGCCGTACTAGCTGAATACCCAACTCTCAGTCCACTGAAAACGTCTAAACTACAGTTGTTGAGTGTGTTGTTAAATGAACGTTTAACGGCATCTGCTGCTGTGGAGATTTTTGGTGCGATTGAGGAAACTGTAGCAGAGTACCAGGAGGAGAATGATCTGCTACGGAGACTGCTGGGGAGGACACCAGAGATACAACTatgtagaatag acACCTtgcagctctctgtctctgaagAGGAGGTTCCCCCTGAGCAGCAGCACTGTGAGCAGGAGTGGAGCCCCAGTCTGGGGCAGAAGGACCCAGAGACCAAACAGAttaaagaggaacaggaggaagtcaggaccagtcaggaggaagagcagcttcaaGGGCTCTTTGATACCAAAGACTCCATATTCACTCCTTCCTGTGTGAAAAGTGAATGTGATCAGGAGGACCCACTTCAGTCCTTGACTCTTCCCCAAACCCAgactgtggagaacagagagagagactctaaACTAGTGGATCTCAAACCTTCTGGCACTATGATCCATATTAAGGGTCTCAACATTCCCTGTGACCCTCCAGATAATCAAAACAATGCCTCCAGCCACAGTTCAGCTGTAAGCAGCGACACAGTAGGACTTGACTACAGTCCACCATTGGATCTGAACCCACCAATGGATCCCAGCCCACCATTGGATCCCAGCCCACCATTGGATCCCAGTCCACCATTGGATCCCAGTCCACCATTGGATCCCATTCCACCATTGGTTCCCAGTCCACCATTGGTTCCCAGTCCACCATTGGTTCCCAGCCCACCATTGGTTCCCAGCCCACCATTGGATCCCAGTCCACCATTGAAGAAACACTGTTCCAAATCCAGCACCACGTCTAGAAAAACTCACAGCTGCCGTGACTGTGGTGCAACGTTTCCTCTGAAAGCTGACCTGCAGAAACATGTGACTCTCACCAAGAAGAGACTCAGTGACTGCAGCTTCGGCAATAAACTCTACAACTCCACCTGTAAACTGAAGGCCCATGTCCAACTCTGTCACAGTGGGAAACCCTGTATCTGTCCAGTTTGTGGAAAGACCTTCAAACACAAAGGAATTCTGTCCAGGCACATGAGGATTCACAAAGGAGAGAAACCCTTTAGCTGTGTTGACTGTGGGAGAAGCTTCAGTCAGAAGGTGAGACTAACTGAACATAAactgactcacacaggagagaaaccatttagctgtgGAGACTGCAGGAAAAAATTCATTCGGAAGGGGCACCTAACCATACATAAactgactcacacaggagagaaaccatttagctgtgGCGACTGCGGGAAAAAATTCAATCTGAAGGGGCACCTAAACATGCACAAActgattcacacaggagagaaatcattTAGCTGTGGTGATTGTGGGAAAGGCTTCAATCGGATG GGTAGCCTAACCTTGCACAAACTGACTCACgcaggagagaaaccatttagctgtgGTGATTGTGAGAAAAGCTTTTATCTGAAGGGTAGCCTAACCAGGCACAAACTGACTCACACAGGTGAGAAACCTTTTAGCTGTGGTGATTGTGGGAAGAGCTTTAATCAAAAGGGGGACCTAACGAGGCACAAACTGactcacactggagagaaacaacATGGCTGCTCTGTCTGTGGTAAAAGATTCTCTCAAAAGAATAATCTGCTGAGGCATGTGGATAAAATCCACAAAGGAAGAAAACAGGACAGAAACTGA
- the LOC115117552 gene encoding zinc finger protein 260-like encodes MSKLQMLCVFLNDRLSAAAGDIFGAVEKTVGEYQEENDRLRRLLRRTPEIQLCRIEPVQPSVSEEEVPSEQQHCEQEWSPSLGQKDPETKQIKEEQEEVRTSQEEEQLQGVEPDIIEFIFTPPCVKSECDQEEPRQDPILAEHPTLLKMSKLQSFQEFLNERLTAFAAVEISGAFAKAVAEYQEENDRLRRLLRITPEIQLCRIDSLQLSVSEEEVPPEQQHCEQEWSPSLGQEDPEPTQIKEELGTNQEEEQLQGLFDTKDSIFTPSCVKSECDQEDPLQSLTLPQTQTVENRKSHSKPVDPKPLSKHMRIHTGEKPFICGDCGKSFIRKAHLTRHKLTHTGEKPFSCGDCGKSFRLKGNLTTHKLTHTREKSFSCGDCGKSFRLKGNLTTHKLTHTGEKPFSCGDCGKSFNRKVSLTEHKLTHTGEKPFSCGDCGKSFIRKVHLTEHQLTHTGEKPFTCDECGKRFIQKRDLRRHILIHTGEKPFSCGDCGKSFNRKGHLTMHKLTHTGEKPFTCGECGKSFNRKGHLTMHKLTHTGEKPFTCGDCGKSFIQRRDLRRHILIHTGEKVFSCGN; translated from the exons ATGTCTAAACTACAgatgttgtgtgtgtttttaaatgATCGTTTATCGGCGGCTGCTGGGGATATTTTTGGGGCCGTTGAGAAAACGGTAGGAGAGTACCAGGAGGAGAATGATCGGTTACGGAGACTGCTGCGGAGGACACCAGAGATACAACTATGTCGAATAG AACCCGTGCAGCCCTCTGTCTCTGAAGAGGAGGTTCCCTCTGAGCAGCAGCACTGTGAGCAGGAATGGAGCCCCAGTCTGGGACAGAAGGACCCAGAGACCAAACAGAttaaagaggaacaggaggaagtcaggaccagtcaggaggaagagcagcttcaaGGGGTGGAGCCTGATATCATAGAGTTCATATTTACTCCTCCTTGTGTGAAAAGTGAATGTGATCAGGAGGAACCACGTCAAGATCCCATACTTGCTGAACACCCAACTCTCCTGAAAATGTCTAAACTACAGTCGTTTCAAGAGTTTTTAAATGAGCGTTTAACGGCGTTTGCTGCTGTGGAGATTTCTGGGGCATTTGCGAAAGCAGTAGCAGAGTACCAGGAGGAGAATGATCGGCTACGGAGACTGCTGCGGATCACACCAGAGATACAATTatgtagaatag ACTCCctgcagctctctgtctctgaagAGGAGGTTCCCCCTGAGCAGCAGCACTGTGAGCAGGAGTGGAGCCCCAGTCTGGGGCAGGAGGACCCAGAGCCCACACAGATTAAAGAGGAACTCGGGACCaatcaggaggaagagcagcttcaaGGGCTCTTTGATACCAAAGACTCCATATTCACTCCTTCCTGTGTGAAAAGTGAATGTGATCAGGAAGACCCACTTCAGTCCTTGACTCTTCCCCAAACCCAGACTGTGGAGAACAGAAAGAGTCATTCTAAACCAGTGGATCCCAAGCCTTTGTCCAAGCACATGaggattcacacaggagagaaaccatttatctgtggtgactgtgggaagAGCTTTATTCGCAAGGCGCACCTAACCAGGCATAAactgactcacacaggagagaaaccattcagctgtggtgactgtgggaaaagcttcCGTCTCAAAGGGAACCTAACCACTCATAAACTGACTCACACCAGAGAGAAATCATttagctgtggtgactgtgggaaaagcttcCGTCTCAAAGGGAACCTAACCACTCATAAactgactcacacaggagagaaaccatttagctgtggtgactgtgggaaaagcttcaATCGTAAGGTGAGCCTAACTGAACATAAactgactcacacaggagagaaaccatttagttgtggtgactgtgggaaaagcttcaTTCGGAAGGTGCATCTAACTGAACATCAactgactcacacaggagagaaaccattcaCCTGTGATGAATGTGGGAAAAGATTTATTCAGAAGAGGGACCTAAGGAGACATATActgattcacacaggagagaaaccatttagTTGTGGTGACTGCGGGAAAAGCTTCAATCGGAAGGGGCACCTAACCATGCACAAactgactcacacaggagagaaaccattcaCCTGTGGTGAATGTGGGAAAAGCTTCAATCGGAAGGGGCACCTAACCATGCATAAactgactcacacaggagagaaacctttcacctgtggtgactgtgggaagAGCTTTATTCAGAGGAGGGACCTAAGGAGACATATActgattcacacaggagagaaagtaTTTAGCTGTGGCAACTGA